A stretch of the Thiocystis violascens DSM 198 genome encodes the following:
- a CDS encoding TerD family protein: MAISLQKGGNVSLTKTDPGLINALVGLGWDARSTDGAAFDLDASVFLVGETGKVLSDGHFIFYNQKTSPDGAVVHSGDNTTGAGEGDDETVSINLPGVDAQIQRIVFAVTIHEAETRNQNFGMVRNAFMRVLNKDSNTELARFDLSEDYSTETAMVFGEVYRNGAEWKFKAVGQGFAGGLNALAKDHGVNVG, translated from the coding sequence ATGGCAATCAGTTTGCAGAAAGGCGGGAACGTCAGCCTGACCAAGACCGATCCGGGCCTGATCAATGCGCTCGTCGGGCTGGGTTGGGACGCCCGCTCCACCGATGGCGCGGCCTTCGATCTGGATGCCAGCGTCTTTCTGGTCGGCGAGACCGGCAAGGTGCTGTCCGACGGGCATTTCATCTTTTACAACCAGAAGACCTCGCCCGATGGCGCCGTGGTCCACTCCGGCGACAACACCACCGGTGCCGGCGAAGGCGACGACGAAACCGTCTCGATCAATCTGCCGGGGGTCGACGCTCAGATTCAGCGCATCGTCTTCGCGGTCACCATCCACGAGGCCGAGACCCGCAACCAGAACTTTGGCATGGTCCGCAACGCCTTCATGCGCGTGCTGAACAAGGACAGCAACACCGAACTGGCCCGCTTCGATCTGTCGGAGGACTACTCGACCGAGACCGCCATGGTGTTCGGCGAGGTCTACCGCAACGGCGCGGAATGGAAGTTCAAGGCCGTCGGCCAAGGCTTCGCCGGCGGTCTGAATGCGCTGGCGAAGGACCATGGGGTGAATGTTGGCTGA
- a CDS encoding TIGR00266 family protein, translated as MPTFTVTGEIDPFLHVSLQKGEKIFCESGAMVMMEAALQVKGQLRGGLGRALLRRMATDESLFQQEIEAVSGDGDCLLSPTLPGSIELLDVGPGDAYTLSDGSFVAADSSVEVRARMNTVGGGLFGGTGGFVIMEATGRGKLAVSGFGSIFTLDIAPDRETVIDNNHAVAWSSNLQYEVGMPQTGGGFFGNIVNSVTSGEGLVLRFRGQGKVVICSRNRGLFQPQAH; from the coding sequence ATGCCCACGTTCACCGTCACCGGGGAGATCGATCCCTTCCTGCACGTCAGTCTGCAAAAGGGCGAAAAGATCTTTTGCGAATCGGGCGCCATGGTCATGATGGAGGCAGCGCTTCAGGTCAAGGGCCAACTGCGCGGCGGTCTGGGGCGTGCCCTGCTGCGGCGCATGGCCACCGACGAATCGCTGTTTCAGCAGGAAATCGAGGCCGTGAGCGGCGACGGCGACTGTCTGCTGTCGCCCACCCTTCCAGGCTCGATCGAACTGCTCGATGTTGGGCCGGGCGATGCCTATACGCTGTCGGATGGCAGTTTCGTGGCGGCGGACTCCTCCGTCGAGGTGCGCGCGCGCATGAACACGGTCGGCGGCGGGCTGTTCGGCGGCACCGGCGGATTCGTCATCATGGAGGCGACGGGGCGTGGCAAACTGGCGGTGTCCGGGTTCGGCTCGATCTTCACGCTTGACATCGCGCCTGATCGCGAAACCGTGATCGACAACAACCATGCGGTGGCCTGGTCGTCCAATCTGCAGTACGAGGTCGGCATGCCGCAGACCGGGGGCGGGTTCTTCGGGAACATCGTCAATTCGGTGACCTCCGGCGAGGGTCTGGTGCTCCGCTTTCGGGGCCAGGGCAAGGTCGTGATCTGCTCGCGCAACCGCGGATTATTCCAACCGCAGGCCCATTAA
- a CDS encoding TerD family protein has product MGISLQKGQKISLEKEAGGGLTRIVMGLGWDAAKGKSGGMLGGLFGGGGGESIDLDASCLLFDEPGNLVDTVWFRQLRSQDRSIEHTGDNRTGEGEGDDEQIKVDLAAVPANVKSLVFTVNNFTGQDFSKVENAYCRIINGSNNSEIARYDLSCQGSHSAMIMAKVYRHGGEWKMHAIGEVGQGRTAEQLLPQIKPHL; this is encoded by the coding sequence ATGGGTATCAGCCTGCAGAAAGGTCAGAAAATCTCGCTGGAGAAGGAAGCCGGCGGCGGCTTGACCCGTATCGTCATGGGCCTCGGCTGGGATGCCGCGAAGGGCAAGAGCGGCGGCATGCTGGGCGGTCTCTTCGGCGGTGGCGGTGGCGAGAGCATCGATCTCGACGCCTCCTGCCTGCTCTTCGACGAGCCGGGGAATCTGGTCGATACCGTGTGGTTCCGTCAACTGCGCAGCCAGGATCGCAGCATCGAGCACACCGGCGACAATCGCACCGGCGAGGGCGAAGGCGACGACGAACAGATCAAGGTCGATCTCGCGGCGGTTCCGGCCAACGTGAAAAGCCTGGTCTTTACCGTCAACAACTTCACCGGCCAGGATTTCTCCAAGGTCGAGAATGCCTACTGCCGCATCATCAACGGCAGCAATAACAGCGAGATCGCGCGCTACGACCTGAGCTGTCAGGGCAGTCATTCGGCCATGATCATGGCGAAGGTCTATCGTCACGGCGGCGAATGGAAGATGCACGCCATCGGCGAGGTCGGACAGGGCCGGACGGCGGAACAGCTGCTGCCGCAGATCAAGCCGCATCTGTAA
- a CDS encoding ATP-grasp domain-containing protein: MTRVWFNRTFSNVRAVFDLVRQGDEAGEFHLVCSHTQKEFPGFLSAHEFALEPTGTVGEAYLDFCLGFCRKRRIDFLWPGKGVQWLAAHQERFAEQGVRVLTPASADHLTTLMDKARFYAEARRFSIPPPDYLEFRTADEFETAYARLRASHEVLCVKPAEGVNGAGFRVIDEQRGGLEILLQNALYSIHRDGLRRLLSESETFETLLLMEFLEGYEFSVDCVGDGQRLIAAVQRRKSKAGGYGQEIVDIPELTQAIREMTEAFGLLGLFNVQFREGRNGFRLLEINPRFSGGIGYAGAVGINLPYLALHGLTHGFSDQAHKVDSGVRVLELAHFRRVEDHV, from the coding sequence ATGACCCGCGTCTGGTTCAACCGAACCTTTTCCAATGTCCGTGCCGTTTTCGACCTCGTCCGTCAGGGCGACGAAGCCGGCGAATTCCATCTGGTCTGCTCGCACACCCAGAAGGAGTTCCCCGGCTTTCTGTCGGCGCACGAATTCGCACTGGAACCGACCGGTACGGTCGGCGAGGCCTATCTCGACTTTTGTCTCGGTTTTTGCCGGAAACGGCGAATCGATTTCCTCTGGCCGGGCAAGGGCGTTCAATGGCTGGCCGCGCACCAGGAGCGCTTTGCCGAACAAGGTGTGCGCGTCCTGACGCCAGCGTCGGCGGACCATCTAACGACACTGATGGATAAGGCGCGCTTCTACGCGGAGGCGCGGCGCTTTTCCATTCCGCCGCCCGATTACCTGGAATTTCGCACGGCCGATGAATTCGAGACGGCCTATGCGCGGTTGCGCGCCTCCCACGAGGTGCTGTGCGTCAAACCCGCCGAGGGCGTCAACGGCGCCGGTTTTCGCGTCATCGACGAGCAGCGCGGCGGATTGGAAATCCTGCTGCAAAACGCGCTCTATTCGATTCATCGCGACGGCCTGCGGCGGCTCCTGAGTGAGTCGGAGACCTTTGAAACATTGCTGCTGATGGAATTCCTCGAAGGATATGAATTTAGCGTCGATTGCGTCGGCGATGGCCAGCGGCTCATCGCCGCCGTCCAGCGGCGAAAATCAAAAGCGGGCGGGTACGGCCAGGAGATCGTCGACATCCCCGAACTCACGCAAGCCATCCGCGAGATGACCGAGGCTTTCGGGCTGCTCGGACTGTTCAACGTGCAATTTCGGGAAGGGCGGAACGGCTTTCGCCTGCTGGAGATCAACCCCCGATTCTCCGGCGGCATCGGTTACGCGGGAGCGGTCGGTATCAACCTCCCCTATCTGGCGTTGCATGGCTTGACGCACGGATTTTCCGATCAAGCGCACAAGGTCGACAGCGGTGTCCGCGTGCTGGAACTGGCCCACTTCCGCCGGGTCGAGGATCACGTTTGA
- a CDS encoding phosphoribosyltransferase domain-containing protein → MSESHRAELPTGILDVQVRESAFPLDELCGFAARNNPKRGFLFLSKVLGKHWPAAPSRMLRVHEYLASALDLGPGPWAFMAMAETATGLGQGVFEAALTQRSEADALFLHSTRYRVAGRPFLEFQEPHCHAPDQMLYEPLNARHRELFQTARELIVVDDEISTGSTLCNLVAAYRTRNPRLERVHFVAITNFSGEPSADQFSERLGLPVRCVAALHADFSFQPAADWEHEPAPAAVGDNRRKPGQIADHLGRFGIDRPISISETDRESLSVGLPPGAPILVLGTGEFMHLAFRVGLELESRGFAVAVQATTRSPILPGADIGHRLVFADNYGEGIRNYLYNVDPDDFARIIVCHETPLEGLGDLMQHLGSNCLTYRYSHSMEDLWPSV, encoded by the coding sequence TTGAGCGAATCGCACCGGGCGGAACTGCCCACCGGAATCCTTGATGTCCAGGTGCGCGAATCCGCGTTTCCGCTGGATGAACTCTGCGGTTTCGCCGCCCGCAACAACCCCAAGCGAGGCTTTCTGTTTCTCAGTAAGGTGCTGGGCAAACACTGGCCGGCGGCGCCCTCGCGGATGCTGCGGGTGCATGAGTATCTGGCGTCCGCGCTGGACCTGGGGCCAGGCCCCTGGGCCTTCATGGCGATGGCCGAGACGGCGACAGGTCTCGGACAAGGTGTCTTCGAGGCGGCGCTGACTCAACGGTCCGAGGCCGACGCGCTCTTTCTACATTCCACCCGGTATCGCGTCGCGGGACGTCCGTTCCTGGAGTTTCAGGAGCCCCATTGTCACGCGCCCGATCAAATGCTCTATGAGCCGTTAAACGCACGTCATCGGGAATTATTCCAGACAGCCCGCGAACTGATCGTGGTGGACGATGAAATCAGCACCGGTTCCACCCTCTGCAATCTGGTCGCGGCCTATCGGACGCGGAATCCGCGACTCGAACGGGTGCATTTCGTGGCGATCACCAACTTCAGCGGCGAACCTAGCGCCGACCAATTTTCAGAACGATTGGGACTGCCGGTTCGGTGCGTGGCGGCGCTCCACGCGGATTTTTCCTTCCAGCCGGCAGCCGACTGGGAGCACGAACCAGCGCCGGCTGCGGTGGGCGACAACCGGCGCAAACCCGGTCAGATCGCCGACCATCTTGGACGCTTCGGCATCGATCGGCCCATCTCGATTTCTGAGACGGATCGTGAGAGTCTGTCCGTCGGACTGCCCCCCGGGGCGCCGATCCTGGTTCTCGGCACTGGGGAATTCATGCACCTCGCCTTTCGGGTCGGACTGGAGTTGGAATCGCGCGGATTCGCCGTCGCGGTGCAGGCGACCACCCGCTCGCCGATTCTGCCCGGCGCCGACATTGGACACAGACTCGTTTTCGCGGACAATTACGGGGAAGGCATCCGGAATTATCTGTATAACGTCGATCCCGACGATTTCGCCCGTATCATCGTCTGCCATGAAACGCCGCTCGAAGGTCTGGGCGATCTGATGCAACACCTGGGGTCCAACTGTCTGACCTATCGCTATTCGCACTCAATGGAGGATTTATGGCCATCAGTTTGA
- a CDS encoding TerD family protein encodes MAISLNKGGNVNLSKEAPNLENVLVGLGWDARATDGQAFDLDASLFMVKEDGKVPSDAYFIFYNQKTSPEGSVEHTGDNLTGAGEGDDESVHVTLSKVPPEIQRLVIVVTIHDADARRQNFGQVANAFVRVVNRDNNLEVVRFDLSEDYSTETAMIFGEIYRHAGDWKFKAVGQGYAGGLRALALQHGVNVG; translated from the coding sequence ATGGCCATCAGTTTGAACAAAGGCGGCAACGTCAATCTGAGCAAAGAGGCGCCCAATCTCGAAAACGTCCTCGTGGGCCTGGGCTGGGACGCGCGCGCGACCGATGGGCAGGCGTTCGATCTCGACGCGAGTCTCTTCATGGTGAAGGAAGACGGCAAGGTGCCGAGCGACGCCTATTTTATCTTCTACAATCAGAAAACCTCGCCCGAAGGCTCGGTCGAGCACACCGGCGACAACCTGACCGGCGCCGGCGAAGGTGACGACGAATCCGTACATGTGACACTGTCGAAGGTGCCGCCCGAGATTCAGCGTCTGGTGATCGTGGTCACCATCCACGACGCCGACGCCCGCAGGCAGAATTTCGGCCAGGTCGCCAACGCCTTCGTCCGGGTTGTCAATCGCGACAACAATCTTGAAGTCGTCCGCTTCGATCTCTCCGAGGACTATTCGACCGAGACCGCGATGATCTTCGGCGAGATCTACCGGCACGCTGGCGACTGGAAATTCAAGGCCGTGGGCCAGGGATATGCCGGCGGACTCCGTGCGCTCGCCTTGCAACACGGCGTCAACGTGGGTTAA
- a CDS encoding TerD family protein, which translates to MNLQRGQRAKIADLVPNGQRFTLGVAVNAPGLILDFACFGLDGQGRLSDDRYMTFFNQPTTPCGGVRLETPAGDAAGFAVDLGKLPATIERLTITAALDGAGAMSSIGSGHVRFMDAGRETGRFDFSGADFAAERALMLLEIYRKDGVWRTSALGQGFNGGMAALVGHFGGTVEETPAPVSAPVPPKPQPAPLNLSKITLEKRGNTVSLDKKANAAHGEILINLNWTTRAGPVKKGFFGGTRSNSIDLDLGCLYELKDGSKSVVQALGNTFGEYRDPPYIALDADDRTGTRTEGENLRINGQHWDDIQRIVVYAFIYEGTPNWAEANARITLKTPGQPEIEIQLDSSRNDRPMCAIALIENQGGSVKITKLVDYYRGHLDVDKAHRWGLDWVRGKKD; encoded by the coding sequence ATGAATCTACAACGCGGACAACGGGCCAAAATCGCCGATCTGGTCCCCAACGGCCAGCGCTTCACGCTCGGCGTGGCCGTGAACGCACCCGGCCTGATTCTCGATTTCGCCTGCTTCGGCCTGGATGGTCAGGGCAGGCTTTCCGATGATCGCTACATGACCTTCTTCAATCAGCCGACGACGCCCTGCGGCGGCGTGCGGCTGGAAACGCCCGCGGGCGATGCGGCGGGTTTTGCCGTCGACCTTGGCAAACTCCCCGCGACCATCGAGCGTCTGACGATCACCGCCGCGCTCGACGGCGCCGGCGCCATGTCCAGCATCGGCAGCGGTCATGTGCGTTTCATGGATGCCGGCCGCGAGACGGGGCGCTTCGACTTCAGCGGCGCCGACTTCGCCGCCGAGCGCGCGCTGATGCTGCTGGAGATCTACCGCAAGGACGGCGTCTGGCGCACCAGCGCGCTGGGCCAGGGGTTCAATGGCGGCATGGCGGCACTGGTCGGACATTTCGGCGGCACCGTGGAGGAGACACCCGCCCCAGTCTCGGCACCCGTTCCGCCCAAACCTCAGCCGGCGCCGCTCAATCTGAGCAAGATCACCCTGGAAAAGCGCGGCAACACGGTTTCGCTCGACAAGAAGGCCAATGCGGCCCACGGCGAGATTCTCATCAATCTCAACTGGACAACCCGCGCCGGCCCCGTCAAAAAGGGCTTTTTCGGCGGCACCCGTTCCAACAGCATCGATCTGGATCTCGGCTGTCTGTACGAACTCAAAGATGGCTCCAAGAGCGTGGTCCAGGCGCTGGGCAATACCTTTGGCGAGTACCGGGATCCGCCCTATATCGCCCTCGACGCGGACGACCGCACCGGCACCCGGACCGAGGGCGAGAACCTGCGCATCAACGGCCAGCATTGGGATGACATCCAGCGCATTGTCGTCTATGCCTTTATCTACGAAGGGACTCCGAACTGGGCCGAGGCCAACGCGCGCATCACCCTGAAAACGCCCGGACAGCCGGAAATCGAGATCCAACTCGATTCCAGCCGCAACGATCGGCCCATGTGCGCCATCGCCCTGATCGAGAATCAGGGCGGCTCGGTCAAGATCACCAAGCTCGTCGATTACTACCGGGGCCATCTCGATGTCGACAAGGCCCATCGCTGGGGCTTGGATTGGGTGAGAGGCAAGAAGGATTGA
- a CDS encoding tellurite resistance TerB family protein, whose product MSFQDFVSNLKQKASELKNEAMKFKNKDFLNAAISGSVLISMADGHVSSEEKQKMMRFIENYEALSVFSSKDLIDAFQNAMSQIEFDKDLGEAKAYDAIRKMKGKDDAARLIMRLIIAIAAADGNFDDSEKRVARKIAMELALNPADFELV is encoded by the coding sequence ATGAGCTTCCAAGACTTCGTCAGCAACCTGAAGCAGAAAGCCTCCGAACTGAAAAACGAGGCGATGAAATTCAAGAACAAGGATTTTCTGAACGCGGCCATCAGCGGCTCGGTGCTGATCTCCATGGCTGACGGTCACGTCTCCTCCGAAGAAAAGCAGAAGATGATGCGCTTCATCGAGAACTATGAGGCGCTGTCCGTCTTCTCCAGCAAGGATCTGATCGACGCCTTCCAGAACGCCATGAGCCAGATCGAATTCGACAAGGATCTGGGCGAGGCCAAGGCCTACGATGCGATCCGCAAGATGAAGGGCAAGGATGACGCCGCTCGTCTCATCATGCGTCTGATCATCGCCATCGCCGCCGCCGACGGCAATTTCGACGATAGCGAGAAGCGCGTCGCCCGCAAGATCGCCATGGAACTCGCCCTCAACCCGGCGGATTTCGAGCTGGTTTAA
- a CDS encoding haloacid dehalogenase: protein MRKLVFLDLDDTLFQSRPKCPTDADLRPVAYLRDGSAHSFMTAKQQAFWHLLDTNTTVIPTTARDLDSLRRVELPFQSWRIIDYGGIVLNPDGVPDAPWLERMTTASRNHLEDLNELLDHVATFIVQQGLSAHVRIIEDFDLPFYLVAKYREGRDGDLDVLQRVLIQPWVADRTSVYRLHRNGNNLAVLPRTLGKEHAVRYLIEILGGEWGELMTVGIGDSLIDGAFMAECDYSLTPRGSQLFGETIGRPLL, encoded by the coding sequence GTGCGCAAGCTGGTTTTTCTCGACCTGGACGACACCCTCTTCCAGAGTCGGCCAAAATGCCCGACCGACGCGGATCTGCGACCGGTCGCTTATCTTCGCGATGGCAGCGCCCATTCCTTCATGACGGCGAAACAGCAGGCGTTCTGGCATCTGCTGGACACCAATACGACGGTGATCCCCACCACCGCGCGGGATCTGGATTCGCTCCGTCGGGTGGAACTACCCTTTCAGAGCTGGCGCATCATCGACTATGGCGGAATCGTCCTGAACCCCGACGGCGTTCCCGACGCGCCCTGGCTGGAACGCATGACGACCGCCTCCCGGAACCATCTGGAGGATTTGAACGAACTGCTCGATCATGTCGCCACCTTCATCGTCCAACAGGGACTCTCCGCCCACGTCCGGATCATTGAGGATTTCGACCTGCCCTTTTATTTGGTCGCCAAATATCGGGAGGGCCGCGACGGCGATCTCGATGTGTTACAGCGCGTCTTGATCCAGCCCTGGGTCGCGGATCGAACTAGCGTCTATCGACTGCATCGCAACGGGAACAACCTCGCGGTGCTGCCCCGCACGCTCGGCAAAGAACACGCCGTGCGCTATCTGATCGAAATACTGGGAGGAGAATGGGGCGAATTGATGACCGTCGGCATCGGCGACAGTCTCATCGACGGCGCCTTCATGGCCGAATGCGATTATTCGCTGACACCGCGGGGCTCGCAGTTATTCGGCGAAACCATCGGCCGGCCCCTGCTGTAA